From Kitasatospora sp. MAP12-44:
GGGCGGGCTGACCTCCTGCCAGTAGTACGTCCCCACCGTGCCGCTGCCCTGGCAGATGCCGTCGGCCCCGGTGGTGCAGACGTCACCCACCTTGGTGTCCGGCTTCGACCCGCCGGTCTGCAGGCCGTCGATGCCGTTGCTCTCCTCCCACAGTTGGAACCTGGCTCCAGCCAGCGGGTTGCCGTCCTGGTCGTGCTTGACCACGCGCAGCACGCCCTCCTGCTGTCGGAAGCCGAAGTCGTAGGTGTGGTTGTTCTCCCCGGGCCCACCGGTGGTCAGCGCCTTCACGGGGTATGCCGTACCCGGCGGCACGGTCCCCTTGGAGTCGATGAAGTGGTTGGTCCCGACGTTCGCGTCGGTCGGCACCCACTCGTAGAGCGGACCGCCCTTGGCGTAGTCGGCCGGGTTGTCGAGCTTGATGGTGTAGTCGGTCTTCGGTTTGAGTCCGCCGGTGACGTCGGAGTCGTCGAAGTAGTACTCACCCCGCGCCGTCGTCTTCGTCGTGCCGAGCAACTTGCCGGTCCCGTCGTACAGGTGGATCGTCACTCCGGCCACCGGCAGTTGGCCCGGGTCCTGGATGCCGGTGCGCTGCGGGTCGTACCAGACGCGGTTGCCGATCTGCAACGGCGCCTGGTCGCAGAGCACTTCCAGGTCGCCCATCGAGGCGCCCTTGCCGAAAGCCGAGTTGACGCTCGCGGGGTTGAGCCGCAGGCCGTCCGGCGGGTGTTGCTTGCCGTCCCGCCCGACAAAGGCGGTGCCGGCACCGAAGGCCGTGCTGTTGGGGTCGTAGCTGGAGACCGCGATGCTGTCCTCCACCTTGGAGAGCGCCATCCCCGCGAACGCGGCGTTGTGGTGGGCCCCCAGCCGGCTGTTGTCGAAGAACCGGGTACCCCGGGGGGAGAGCCCGCAGCCGTCGTTGGTGTCCAACACGTACGTCCCGCCCGACAGGCAGGCCTTGTTGAGGTCTCCGCCCGACAGCACCAGCCCGGGGGTTCCCGGCGTGGGGCCGGCCGGTGCGCGGTCGGCGAACCGGTCGCGGAAGGCCAGCAGCATCGAGCCGTCGGTCTCGAAGCCGATCTCGCCCAACTCCGGTTCCGGCTGGGCCAGGTAGCTCGTGCAGGCCTGGCCGTTCTGCGAGGTCGGCCAGGTATTGGTCCAGGGCCACCACCCCGTGCCGCCGTCGCACGCGCCCGAACCGACCGTGGACTGCCGGGGGTAGTTCAGCGGTTGGTCCAGCACCGGCTTGCCGAAGGCCCCGGTGGCGAGGTCGAACGGCATGACCACCACGCGCATGTCGGAGGTCTTGCCGGTGGACTCGCCGGAGCAGACACCGCCGACGTAGCCGGCGCCGTCCTGCATGCCGAGGCCGAACGGCCGCCAGTCCCCGGCTGCCGGGCAGCCCGGGTCCGGGATGCTGAAGGCGGCCTTGGGCGCCGCAGCGGTCGCGGCGGTGGCGTCGTACTCGTAGAGCTTGCGGTCGTCGAGGTTGACGACGAACAGGGAGGAACCGTCGTCGGTGATCTTGATGCCGCCCAGGCTCTCCTTGCCGGGCACGGCGAGGAAGGCGTCATCGGTGCCCGGGCCGTGCACCGTTGTGCCCGCGTCCGGGACCACGGTGAAGAGCGAGGTCTTCTTCGCCGCGATGTCGGTCACGTAGATGCCGCCGGGTCCACCCGGACCGTAGTCCGTGGTGCGCTTGGCCACCGCCGAGGAGAAGACCCGCTTGTCGGCCTTGTTCCAGGCGATGCCGTACAGCGTCCCGGTGTCGGCGTTGGTGGCGATGTCGGTGACGTTGACACCGCCCACGCCGTCCTGGCCGCGCGTGTCGTAGGGGAAGGAGACCAGCGTGCGCTGGGATCCGCCCTCGCGCGTGGCGGGCTGACAGGTCGTCACCAGCGGCGCGTTCTTCTGGCAGTAGTCGCCAGGGCTCCACAGACCGGTGGTGTAGGACACGCTCTTCTTGCCGGAGAGGTCGACGAACTCCTCGTTGCTGCTCAGCTGGGTCGGTGCGCCGTCCAGGCCCTGCGGTGAGGCGAAGG
This genomic window contains:
- a CDS encoding SdrD B-like domain-containing protein, encoding MPAVRAMGGLAALVLGLGSCSLVLAPSAYPQAGDGTVTVRVIRAVDTSGTWTPGLEPGIGGVTVTLSDDAGTSINGVTAADGTVTLAPAQTKATGGKYRVQVVNPQPGVLFPAFASPQGLDGAPTQLSSNEEFVDLSGKKSVSYTTGLWSPGDYCQKNAPLVTTCQPATREGGSQRTLVSFPYDTRGQDGVGGVNVTDIATNADTGTLYGIAWNKADKRVFSSAVAKRTTDYGPGGPGGIYVTDIAAKKTSLFTVVPDAGTTVHGPGTDDAFLAVPGKESLGGIKITDDGSSLFVVNLDDRKLYEYDATAATAAAPKAAFSIPDPGCPAAGDWRPFGLGMQDGAGYVGGVCSGESTGKTSDMRVVVMPFDLATGAFGKPVLDQPLNYPRQSTVGSGACDGGTGWWPWTNTWPTSQNGQACTSYLAQPEPELGEIGFETDGSMLLAFRDRFADRAPAGPTPGTPGLVLSGGDLNKACLSGGTYVLDTNDGCGLSPRGTRFFDNSRLGAHHNAAFAGMALSKVEDSIAVSSYDPNSTAFGAGTAFVGRDGKQHPPDGLRLNPASVNSAFGKGASMGDLEVLCDQAPLQIGNRVWYDPQRTGIQDPGQLPVAGVTIHLYDGTGKLLGTTKTTARGEYYFDDSDVTGGLKPKTDYTIKLDNPADYAKGGPLYEWVPTDANVGTNHFIDSKGTVPPGTAYPVKALTTGGPGENNHTYDFGFRQQEGVLRVVKHDQDGNPLAGARFQLWEESNGIDGLQTGGSKPDTKVGDVCTTGADGICQGSGTVGTYYWQEVSPPAGYAAPDSTVFGPLVLTADNLTTGVSVTAVNQKIVTPTPTPTPSPGTSPTATPTPVASGPGSPPGSHLAFTGMDEAVPLALVGGAALTAVGATVLVLARRRRASAQQG